A window from Culex pipiens pallens isolate TS chromosome 3, TS_CPP_V2, whole genome shotgun sequence encodes these proteins:
- the LOC120427612 gene encoding autophagy protein 12-like: MADPAPETTDKELATNVENLSLGQEPKVEKQEVKKIDIILHATGSAPILKQKKWAVDQEKPISAIIKFIHKYLKLEPGEKLFLYINQTFAPSPDQIIKNLYECYGANGKLVLHYAKSQAWG, from the exons ATGGCTGATCCGGCACCGGAGACCACCGACAAAGAGCTGGCCACAAACGTGGAAAATCTCTCCCTCGGGCAGGAACCAAAGGTGGAAAAGCAGGAGGTCAAAAAGa TTGACATTATTCTACACGCCACCGGAAGTGCCCCCATTCTCAAGCAGAAAAAGTGGGCGGTCGATCAGGAGAAACCAATCAGCGCAATCATCAAATTCATCCACAAATATCTCAAGCTGGAACCGGGCGAGAAATTG TTTTTATACATCAACCAAACGTTCGCCCCCTCGCCGGACCAGATCATCAAGAATCTGTACGAGTGTTACGGTGCCAACGGGAAGCTGGTCCTGCACTATGCAAAAAGTCAGGCCTGGGGCTAA
- the LOC120427611 gene encoding NADH dehydrogenase [ubiquinone] 1 beta subcomplex subunit 5, mitochondrial encodes MAIWSSLARSAQVSAQFSGLLKNPVLLQASKNALVQARSMSGHGPKMFTITPSRFQWHKFKDMFHYYIMVGLIPVVGIIFYANVFIGPAQLTEVPADYEPKHWEYHKNPITRFIARYMLNNPQEDYEKMLHHLYEENEKAQMLALEQKIRDKMAERNDYQSYYYRPAIGKYHRVAKEAAEHLESIRGD; translated from the exons ATGGCGATTTGGAGCTCGCTCGCACGTTCCGCTCAGGTTTCTGCCCAATTTAGCGGCCTGCTGAAGAATCCGGTGCTGCTGCAAGCAAGCAAAAATG CACTGGTGCAGGCTCGCTCGATGTCCGGCCACGGGCCGAAGATGTTCACCATCACGCCGTCGCGATTCCAGTGGCACAAGTTTAAGGACATGTTCCATTACTACATCATGGTCGGCCTGATTCCGGTCGTCGGCATCATCTTCTACGCCAACGTGTTTATCGGCCCGGCTCAGCTGACGGAGGTTCCGGCCGACTACGAACCGAAGCACTGGGAGTACCACAAGAATCCGATCACGCGCTTCATCGCCAGGTACATGCTGAACAATCCTCAGGAAGATTACGAAAAGATGCTGCACCACTTGTACGAGGAGAATGAAAAGGCACAGATGCTGGCGCTGGAGCAGAAGATCCGCGACAAAATGGCCGAGAGGAACGATTACCAGTCGTACTACTACCGCCCGGCCATCGGCAAGTACCATCGGGTGGCCAAGGAAGCCGCCGAGCACCTGGAGTCGATTCGCGGTGATTAA
- the LOC120427620 gene encoding protein KRI1 homolog yields MGKIPLFHESDQEEEEQIGFQTNKSYAKHYDEFRRKEVLGQLKNLEQEDESSSSEDETTDEEVVDAEFDKEFFRTLAYLKRRDPAKYKEKPAFFEHVKPVEEVALEKRKKKEKPMTLKDYERKVMLEKGGIFEDEEELARPRAESPSLVQQQEELKDEIKQALSKIDTDDDEDEQDAKGGLLKERSKSKDETEREQADYLLWLADKKSKEPPSEEVKPLEPLKDFWSSKHLSKEDAFLKDYILNKRFVDNSGDIPTYEDIVATSEDEEELEKQEEYERRYNFRFEEPDSEFVKRYPRNVEESVRIERNKRKEQRQALKERKQREKEQQKRELEELKAIKLQEIKERIQKLKEIAATDNMAIKEEDLESDFDPDEHDRRMQRMFDDEYYGVDEGDQKPEFPDLDEELGIENYDREKGAIADEFDDGPHCEDDDFVMDADYEESQGTKDHKKEMQEELLEATSSRKKKKGKKMSKFAEVLRKDKPLFDPEDEKTYGQYIDEYYKLDYEDIIGDTPCRFKYVETVPNDFGLSVEEILMANTRELNRWASVKKTVQIRPKYTELGEIEVYKRKAQNESLKKKILPSLYKDQDDSEEDEEVKQNKVTKFVEDEKPAETDETNQAKDKKKKKKKKKAVDDKPKDEDEQVVEEEPVDKKVVSTENDEEEKQDPPAKKSKKKNKSKINDQLEVDDGAPTEAADHAAEGGQKRKLQSGDDSLSQPKKKKRFDKHNKHRTPEGPAANVSDSRLRAFGINPRKFHNKIKYGGKNNQESTESRQNGGHEKQKKNFGNRNQKFKKNGWKK; encoded by the exons ATGGGGAAAATTCCGTTGTTTCACGAGTCTGACCAGGAAGAGGAGGAACAGATTGGATTCCAGACGAACAAGAGCTACGCCAAGCACTACGACGAGTTTCGCCGGAAGGAGGTTCTTGGGCAGT TGAAAAATCTAGAACAGGAAGATGAATCGTCGTCCAGCGAGGATGAAACGACCGACGAGGAGGTTGTGGATGCGGAATTTGACAAG GAATTCTTCCGAACGTTGGCATATCTGAAGCGACGTGATCCGGCCAAGTACAAGGAAAAGCCGGCGTTCTTCGAGCATGTCAAACCGGTCGAGGAGGTTGCGCTGGAAAAGCGCAAGAAAAAGGAGAAACCGATGACCCTGAAGGATTACGAGCGGAAGGTGATGCTGGAAAAGGGTGGCATATTCGAGGACGAAGAAGAGCTGGCGAGGCCGAGGGCCGAATCGCCGTCGCTGGTGCAACAGCAGGAAGAGCTTAAAGATGAAATTAAGCAAGCGCTGAGCAAGATCGATacggacgacgacgaggacgagcaAGATGCCAAGGGTGGCCTGCTGAAGGAACGGAGCAAGAGCAAGGACGAAACCGAGCGCGAACAGGCCGATTATTTGCTGTGGCTCGCGGACAAAAAGAGCAAGGAGCCTCCTTCGGAAGAGGTGAAACCGCTGGAACCGCTGAAGGATTTTTGGAGCAGCAAACATCTGTCCAAGGAGGATGCGTTTCTAAAGGATTATATCTTGAATAAACGGTTCGTCGACAATTCAGGGGACATTCCAACTTACGAAGATATCGTGGCAACTTCGGAAGACGAGGAAGAACTGGAAAAGCAGGAAGAATACGAGAGACGGTACAACTTCCGGTTTGAGGAACCCGACTCAGAATTTGTCAAACGATACCCACGTAACGTCGAGGAATCGGTTCGTATCGAGCGCAACAAACGCAAAGAACAACGGCAGGCTCTCAAGGAACGAAAGCAACGCGAAAAAGAGCAACAAAAGCGAGAACTTGAAGAACTGAAGGCGATCAAGCTTCAGGAAATCAAAGAACGGATTCAGAAACTGAAGGAGATCGCCGCCACGGACAATATGGCCATCAAGGAGGAGGATCTGGAGTCCGACTTTGATCCGGACGAGCATGATCGCAGGATGCAACGGATGTTTGACGACGAGTACTACGGCGTTGATGAAGGTGACCAGAAGCCGGAATTTCCCGATCTTGACGAAGAGTTGGGCATCGAAAATTACGATCGCGAAAAGGGAGCAATCGCTGACGAGTTCGACGATGGGCCACACTGCGAGGACGATGACTTTGTGATGGATGCGGATTACGAGGAAAGTCAAGGCACAAAAGATCACAAAAAGGAGATGCAGGAAGAGTTGCTCGAAGCTACCAGCAGCAGAAAGAAAAAGAAGGGCAAAAAGATGTCTAAATTTGCCGAAGTTCTGCGAAAGGATAAGCCTCTATTTGATCCCGAGGATGAAAAGACGTACGGCCAATACATCGACGAGTACTACAAACTGGATTACGAGGACATTATCGGGGACACTCCGTGCCGCTTCAAGTACGTCGAAACGGTTCCAAATGATTTCGGGCTGTCGGTTGAGGAAATCTTGATGGCAAACACGCGCGAGCTGAACCGCTGGGCAAGCGTAAAGAAGACCGTTCAGATACGACCGAAGTACACCGAGCTGGGtgaaatcgaggtctacaagaGGAAGGCTCAGAATGAGTCTTTGAAGAAGAAGATTTTGCCGAGTTTGTACAAGGATCAGGACGACAG TGAGGAGGACGAAGAGGTCAAACAGAATAAGGTGACCAAATTTGTGGAGGATGAAAAACCAGCCGAGACGGATGAGACCAACCAAGCCAAGgacaaaaagaagaagaagaaaaagaagaaagcgGTTGATGATAAGCCAAAAGACGAAGATGAGCAAGTCGTTGAAGAGGAGCCGGTTGATAAGAAAGTTGTCAGCACAGAAAATGATGAAGAAGAGAAACAGGACCCTCCTgcgaaaaaatccaaaaagaaaaacaagagCAAAATCAATGACCAGCTGGAGGTCGATGATGGTGCGCCAACGGAAGCAGCCGATCACGCTGCTGAAGGTGGCCAGAAACGGAAGCTTCAAAGCGGTGACGATTCACTTTCTCAGCCGAAGAAAAAGAAGAGATTCGATAAGCACAATAAGCACAGGACACCGGAAGGACCGGCGGCCAACGTGAGCGATAGTCGGCTGAGGGCGTTCGGAATTAATCCTAGGAAGTTCCACAATAAGATTAAATATGGTGGCAAAAATAATCAGGAGTCGACAGAGTCACGTCAGAATGGGGGTCACGAGAAACAGAAGAAGAATTTTGGTAATCGAAATCAAAAGTTCAAGAAGAATGGTTGGAAAAAGTAA